The nucleotide sequence CTCGGCGGTGTCGGCCACGGCACGGCTGACGGACTGCTCGCCACGGATGCTGGCGTCGAGTCGGAAGAGACTCACTGTTACCTCCCAGAGAAGTTCTGCAAGCACGACCAACTTAGTCACCGATCGGCGACACCACCGCAGAACTGTGGTCTAGATTATCTCTATCAAAATATTTCTGTCTCACAGAAGATCTCGCCAGCGATGATCTTTTGGACGGGTATGCTGGTCACGTGTCCGACACCGCAGCTCCCGCGCCATCCGCCGCCCCTGCCGAGGAGGGCGGCGGGCGGCTCGCGGCGGAGTTGCTCAAGGACGACTTCGGCTGGGCGCTCGGCGTGATCATGCGGCGCTACCTCCGCGCCGCCGAGGAGATCGTGAAGGACGTGCCCGGCGGTCCCCGCGGCTACCAGGTCGTCGCCTCGGCCAGCCAGAACCTGGCGACCAACCAGGGCGCGATGGCCGCCCAACTGGGCATCGACCGGACCGTCCTGACCTACCTGATCGACGATCTGGAGGCTGCCGGGCTGGTCTCCCGGCAGCCCGACCCGGCCGACCGGCGCAGCCGCCGGGTCGTCGCCACCGACGCCGGGAAGACGCTCTGGCGCGACCGGCAGGCCGCCCTGGCCGCCGCCGAGGCCGAGATCCTCCGGGTCCTCGGCCGGGACGAGGCGGCCTTCAAGGAACTGCTGCAACGGGTGGCGATCCACGCCGACCGGCTCGACCCGATGCACAACGCCTGCCAGGTCGTCGACGAGATGCACCAGCACGAGAACCGCAGCCGCCGACGGCGCTGACCGGCTGGCCACGCCACGCGCGGGAGCCCACGCCGTCGTTATATTGACCGGATGGGGTACGCCGACGGCTCGGCCACCGGTCGGGCGGAAGCGTCCACGTCCACACCGGACGGCCTGCGGGTCGCCGTCGTCGGTGCTGGCATCGGCGGGCTCAGCGCCGCCCTGTCGCTGCTCCGCGCCGGCTTCGACGTGCGGGTCTTCGAGCAGGCGCCGACGCTGGCCGAGATCGGTGCGGGCGTGCAGGTCAGCCCGAACGCTTCCCGGATCCTGCACCGCCTCGGCCTCGCCGACGAACTCGCCCGGACCGGCGTACGGCCGGTCGCGCTGCACCAGCGTCGCTGGGCGGACGGCCGTACCCTGCTGCGCGCACCGCTCGGCACACCGCTGGAGCAGACCTTCGGTTACCCGTACTACCAGATGCACCGTGCCGACCTGCTGGGCGCACTGGCTCGGGCGCTACCGGCCGACCGGCTGCACCTCGGCCGCCGGTTCACCGGGCTGACCGACCACGGTCAGGTCGTGACGGCGTCCTTCGCGGACGGCACCCGGGTGAAGTGTGACGTGCTGGTCGGTGCCGACGGCATCCACTCGACGGTCCGGCGGGAGCTGTTCGGTGCCGAGGCGGCCCGGTTCACCGGCTGTGTCGCGTACCGGGGGCTGGTGCCGGCGCACCGGCTGCGCCATCTCGACCTGGACGTCTCCGGTCAGGTCTGGATGGGGCCGGGCCGGCACTTCGTGCACTACTTCGTCAGCGGACGCCGGCTGGTCAACTTCGTCGGGGTGGTGGAGCGGGACGCCTGGACCCGGGAGTCCTGGACGGATCGCGGCGACCTGGCCGAGGCACTGGCCGCGTACCCGGACTGGCATCCGCAGGTGCGCGAGATCCTCGCGTCGGTGGACGAGACGTACGTCTGGGCACTGTTCGACCGGCCGCCGCTGCCGCGCTGGTCGGCCGGGCGGGTCACGCTGCTCGGCGACGCCTGCCATCCGATGCTGCCGTTCCTGGCCCAGGGCGCCGCGCAGGCGATCGAGGACGGCGCGGCGCTGACCAGCTGCCTGGTCGAGGCTGGCCCGGACCCGGCGGCGGCGCTGGTCCGTTACGAGCGTGTCCGCCTGCCCCGGACCTCGCGGATGCAGGCGCTGTCGGCCGAGAACAAGATCCGGTTCCATCTCCCCGACGGACCCGAGCAGCGGGAACGCGACGCCCGGATGGCCAGCGGCGGGACGGACTGGTCGTTCGGGGCGATCGCCTGGATCTACCGGCACGACGCCGCCATCGTCGACGGCCGGCCGGCCGCGCCCTCGGCTCTGGACAGGACGTGACCTCGCGGACCGGGCCAGACGTGTCCTCGCGGACCGGGCCAGACGTGTCCTCGCGGACCGGGCCGGACGTGACCTCGCGGACCGGCCGGGCGCGGCAGCGGTGACGGCTCTCGCGCGGAGAGAAGTACATCGACTTTCGTCAGATCGGGTCAGGTCGATATCGTGGCGCCAGGTGTCCGAACGGGGGAGGGACCATGCGTCATCGTGTCGGCACGAGCGTGCCCAGATTCTTCGCCGTCCTGGTGGCCGGGGCGATGGCGGCGGGAGGTGCGCTGGTCGGCACCGGACCGGCCGCCGCCGCCCCGCCCGGCCTGGTGATCGAGGACGGTGCCACCCAGCCCGTCTTCGCCCGGGACGCGGCGATCCAGGAGACCGTCTACGTCAGCTCCGGAATGGACAGTGACGGGGACGGGGCGACCGACCGGATCGCCGCGCAGGTGATCCGGCCCGAGGAGACCGGGGCCGGGCTCCAGGTGGCGACGGTGATGCACGCCAGCCCGTACTTCGGGGACAGCACGGCCAGGGCCCGCGGCGACCTGATCATCCCGGCACACTTCACCGCCTGGTACGACAACTACTTCGTGCCGCGCGGCTACGCCGTCGTCGAGGTCGACATGCAGGGCACCGCCGGATCGGACGGCTGTGCCACCATCGGCGGCCCGGAGGACGTCCGCAGCGCCAGCGCCGTGATCGACTGGCTGAACGGCCGCACCACGGCCAGCTACGCCGACGGTACGCCGGCAGTCGCCGACTGGAGCACCGGCGCGGTCGGCATGATCGGTGTCTCGTACGCCGGCACCCTGCCGATCGGCGTCGCCGAGACCGGCATCGACGGGCTGGAGACGATCGTCCCGATCGCCGCCATCTCCGCCTGGTACGACTACGCCCGCGCCCAGGGCATCGCCTACGGCGGCTTCGGCAGCCGGTACCCCGAGTCCCTGGCCCGGTACGTCTCCTCGCCCGCGCACGACGCCGAGTGCGACGCCCGCTACACCGCGCTCGGCGACGCGGCCGACGACGCCACCGCCGACATGAACGCCTTCTGGCAGCAGCGCGACTACCGGGACGGGGCGGCCTCGGTGGACGCCTCGGTCTTCCTGGTGCACGGCCAGCAGGACAACAACACCAAGACCACCCACTTCGGCCGGTACTGGGACGCCATCGCCGCGCAGGGGGTGCCGCGCAAGCTGTGGCTGCACGACGGCGGGCACACCGACCCGTTCGGCAGTGACCTGGTGGGGCGGGACACCGTCGGCCGCTGGATGGACCACTGGCTCTACGACATCGACAACGGGATCATGAGCGAGCCGCAGGCCACCGTGAAGCGGCCGGGCGGCACCACGAGCACCTATCCGAGCTGGCCCGGGACGGTCACCTCGACCGACTACTACCTGGGCGGACCGGGCAGCGGCGCCGCCGGCACCCTGCTGACCGCGCCCGGCCCGACGGCCAGCCAGTCGTTCACCGACAGCCGGGGCCAGCTCGAGTACGCGATGACCAGCCAGCCGGAGACCGCCAAGCCGAACCGGCTGGTCTACCTCGTCCCGGCACTGGGCACCGCCCGTCGGCTGGCCGGGGCCGGCACGGCCGAGGTCAGGTTCACCGCCACCTCGACGAGTACGCCGCTGACCGCGCTGCTGGTGCACTACACGGACGGGGTGCCGACCCGGGTGGTGAGCCGGGGCGCGATCGACGCCAAGAACCGCGACTCGCTGACGGCCGGTACGCCGCTGACCCCGGGCACCGCGTACCCGGTGACGATCCGGCTGGAGCCGAAGGACTACCTCTTCCCGGCCGGCAGCCGGATCGGCCTGGTGCTGGTTGCCAACCACGGCGAGTACCTGACCACCGACCCGGCCGCGGCCGGCGTCACAGTCCAGCTCTCGCCGAGCCGACTCGTCCTGCCGCTGACGAGCTGACCGGCCGCGGGCCAGGGGGGTCCGGCAGGTCGGCCGGATTCCCGGCGGCAGGTGCCACGGCATCGGGCCGGTAACCGAGGCGACCACGCGTCACGACGAGCAGCAGCACCGCCCCGCCGCCCGCGCCGATCGCGAGGGCGTGCAGCGAGTCGCCGAACGCGTCCAGCGACGGGAACATCGCCGGCCAGAGCAGCGAGGAGACGGCGTTGATGTGCGCGTGGAAGAGCATCACCAGCGGCAGGCTCTCGCCGGTGCGGTTGAACAGCCACGTCATCACGATG is from Micromonospora sp. WMMD1102 and encodes:
- a CDS encoding MarR family transcriptional regulator → MSDTAAPAPSAAPAEEGGGRLAAELLKDDFGWALGVIMRRYLRAAEEIVKDVPGGPRGYQVVASASQNLATNQGAMAAQLGIDRTVLTYLIDDLEAAGLVSRQPDPADRRSRRVVATDAGKTLWRDRQAALAAAEAEILRVLGRDEAAFKELLQRVAIHADRLDPMHNACQVVDEMHQHENRSRRRR
- a CDS encoding FAD-dependent monooxygenase, whose amino-acid sequence is MGYADGSATGRAEASTSTPDGLRVAVVGAGIGGLSAALSLLRAGFDVRVFEQAPTLAEIGAGVQVSPNASRILHRLGLADELARTGVRPVALHQRRWADGRTLLRAPLGTPLEQTFGYPYYQMHRADLLGALARALPADRLHLGRRFTGLTDHGQVVTASFADGTRVKCDVLVGADGIHSTVRRELFGAEAARFTGCVAYRGLVPAHRLRHLDLDVSGQVWMGPGRHFVHYFVSGRRLVNFVGVVERDAWTRESWTDRGDLAEALAAYPDWHPQVREILASVDETYVWALFDRPPLPRWSAGRVTLLGDACHPMLPFLAQGAAQAIEDGAALTSCLVEAGPDPAAALVRYERVRLPRTSRMQALSAENKIRFHLPDGPEQRERDARMASGGTDWSFGAIAWIYRHDAAIVDGRPAAPSALDRT
- a CDS encoding CocE/NonD family hydrolase codes for the protein MRHRVGTSVPRFFAVLVAGAMAAGGALVGTGPAAAAPPGLVIEDGATQPVFARDAAIQETVYVSSGMDSDGDGATDRIAAQVIRPEETGAGLQVATVMHASPYFGDSTARARGDLIIPAHFTAWYDNYFVPRGYAVVEVDMQGTAGSDGCATIGGPEDVRSASAVIDWLNGRTTASYADGTPAVADWSTGAVGMIGVSYAGTLPIGVAETGIDGLETIVPIAAISAWYDYARAQGIAYGGFGSRYPESLARYVSSPAHDAECDARYTALGDAADDATADMNAFWQQRDYRDGAASVDASVFLVHGQQDNNTKTTHFGRYWDAIAAQGVPRKLWLHDGGHTDPFGSDLVGRDTVGRWMDHWLYDIDNGIMSEPQATVKRPGGTTSTYPSWPGTVTSTDYYLGGPGSGAAGTLLTAPGPTASQSFTDSRGQLEYAMTSQPETAKPNRLVYLVPALGTARRLAGAGTAEVRFTATSTSTPLTALLVHYTDGVPTRVVSRGAIDAKNRDSLTAGTPLTPGTAYPVTIRLEPKDYLFPAGSRIGLVLVANHGEYLTTDPAAAGVTVQLSPSRLVLPLTS